From a single Phacochoerus africanus isolate WHEZ1 chromosome 11, ROS_Pafr_v1, whole genome shotgun sequence genomic region:
- the PATE1 gene encoding prostate and testis expressed protein 1, translating into MDKSLLLRLPILLCCFRALSGRSAFTSTSLLSGPHLGTVQCRMCHLEFPGEKCSRGRGICIAIRDESCMTGTIFRNDGTLWLTFKGCLRNCANVNNIKWSVYLVNFRCCRSHDLCNK; encoded by the exons ATGGACAAGTCCCTCCTGCTAAGACTCCCCATTCTGCTTTGCTGCTTTCGAG CACTCAG TGGGAGATCTGCTTTCACTTCTACTTCGCTCCTCTCTGGCCCCCATTTAGGAACTGTTCAGTGTAGGATGTGCCACCTCGAGTTTCCAGGAGAGAAGTGTTCCAGAGGCAGAGGAATATGTATTGCAATAAGAGACGAGTCTTGCATGACTGGGACGATTTTCAGAA ATGATGGTACTCTCTGGTTAACTTTCAAGGGCTGCCTAAGGAACTGTGCTAATGTGAACAATATAAAATGGAGTGTCTATTTGGTGAACTTCAGGTGCTGCAGGAGCCATGATTTGTGCAATAAATAG